A window from Lytechinus pictus isolate F3 Inbred chromosome 9, Lp3.0, whole genome shotgun sequence encodes these proteins:
- the LOC129267659 gene encoding plasminogen-like translates to MPGHEDISSCWYDYKGLDYTGTLSQTLYGRTCQNWSLDFPHDHIYNYVGDHNYCRNPDHTATAWCYTTDVNVTWEYCAVGLFDPECDPSPKGGNISSCWYDYKGLNYTGTLSQTLYGRTCQNWSLDSPHDHIYNHVGDHNYCRNPDHAATAWCYTTDVNVIWEYCAVGLFDPECDPLPKGGNISSCWYDYKGLNYTGTLSQTLYGRTCQNWSLDSPHDHSYNHVGDHNYCRNPDHIATAWCYTTDVNVRWEYCAVGIYHHDCAHFALKGN, encoded by the exons ATGCCAGGTCATGAAG ACATCTCTTCATGTTGGTATGACTACAAAGGACTGGATTACACGGGGACCTTGTCTCAGACGCTTTATGGTCGTACCTGCCAAAATTGGTCACTCGACTTTCCTCATGACCACATCTACAACTATGTAGGCGATCACAACTATTGTCGCAACCCAGATCATACTGCCACAGCGTGGTGCTATACCACTGATGTAAATGTGACTTGGGAGTACTGTGCCGTCGGTTTATTTGACCCAGAGTGCGACCCATCACCGAAAGGGGGGA ACATCTCTTCATGTTGGTATGACTACAAAGGACTGAATTACACGGGGACCTTGTCTCAGACGCTTTATGGTCGTACCTGCCAAAATTGGTCACTCGACTCTCCTCATGACCACATCTACAACCATGTAGGCGATCACAACTATTGTCGCAACCCAGATCATGCTGCCACAGCGTGGTGCTATACTACTGATGTAAATGTGATTTGGGAGTACTGTGCCGTCGGTTTATTTGACCCAGAGTGCGACCCATTACCGAAAGGGGGGA ACATCTCTTCATGTTGGTATGACTACAAAGGACTGAATTACACGGGGACCTTGTCTCAGACGCTTTATGGTCGTACCTGCCAAAATTGGTCACTCGACTCTCCTCATGACCACAGCTACAACCATGTAGGCGATCACAACTATTGTCGCAACCCAGACCATATTGCCACAGCGTGGTGCTATACCACTGATGTAAATGTGAGGTGGGAGTACTGCGCAGTGGGCATTTATCACCACGACTGCGCTCATTTCGCCCTGAAAGGAAATTAG